Proteins encoded within one genomic window of Armatimonadota bacterium:
- a CDS encoding IclR family transcriptional regulator — MRNTGRAREKRPNAWHLVQSVDRALSLLDLLGNGNASLGISEFSRATGLSKAVVFRLVRTLERHGYVTQSEDRRYALGTKPLELASVVLHRFDVRQVARSTMLDLAERTGESVVLTAPSRDGVICLDTVDGPQQIRVSFRLGRITPWHAGAAGKIHLAHQPDIAIRQVIARGLPRHTARTVTNKSRLLRDLARIRHDGYAFTVGEFDDGVAAISAPIVDSRREVVAALSIGGPAFRFGDDRVPYLIGEVRRAADEVSKRMLGSPVVPQGR, encoded by the coding sequence ATGCGAAACACGGGCCGGGCCCGGGAGAAGCGCCCCAACGCGTGGCACCTGGTTCAATCGGTAGACCGGGCGCTTTCGCTGCTGGATCTTCTCGGAAACGGGAACGCCAGTTTGGGCATCAGCGAGTTCTCGAGGGCAACGGGCCTGAGCAAGGCCGTCGTGTTCCGTCTCGTGCGGACGCTGGAACGGCACGGCTACGTGACGCAGTCCGAAGACCGCCGGTACGCGCTCGGGACCAAGCCGCTCGAGCTTGCAAGCGTCGTGCTCCACCGTTTTGACGTCCGCCAGGTCGCACGCTCAACGATGCTGGATCTTGCCGAGCGCACCGGCGAGTCGGTGGTGCTGACGGCTCCCAGCCGGGACGGGGTGATCTGCCTCGACACGGTAGACGGCCCGCAGCAGATCAGGGTGAGCTTTCGGCTGGGAAGGATCACTCCCTGGCACGCGGGCGCCGCCGGAAAGATCCACCTGGCGCATCAACCCGACATCGCGATCCGGCAGGTGATCGCCAGAGGACTCCCACGGCACACCGCGCGTACGGTTACGAACAAGAGCAGGTTGCTCCGAGACCTCGCACGGATTCGCCACGACGGATACGCGTTCACGGTGGGGGAGTTCGACGACGGGGTTGCCGCAATCAGCGCTCCCATCGTGGACTCACGGAGGGAGGTCGTCGCCGCCCTAAGCATCGGCGGCCCGGCCTTCAGGTTCGGTGACGACCGTGTGCCCTACCTGATCGGGGAAGTGCGGCGGGCCGCCGACGAGGTCTCGAAGCGGATGCTTGGTAGTCCCGTCGTCCCGCAGGGCCGTTGA